The Equus quagga isolate Etosha38 chromosome 10, UCLA_HA_Equagga_1.0, whole genome shotgun sequence genome includes a region encoding these proteins:
- the HCFC1 gene encoding host cell factor 1 isoform X5, protein MASAVSPANSPAVLLQPRWKRVVGWSGPVPRPRHGHRAVAIKELIVVFGGGNEGIVDELHVYNTATNQWFIPAVRGDIPPGCAAYGFVCDGTRLLVFGGMVEYGKYSNDLYELQASRWEWKRLKAKTPKNGPPPCPRLGHSFSLVGNKCYLFGGLANDSEDPKNNIPRYLNDLYILELRPGSGVVAWDIPITYGVLPPPRESHTAVVYTEKDNKKSKLVIYGGMSGCRLGDLWTLDIETLTWNKPSLSGVAPLPRSLHSATTIGNKMYVFGGWVPLVMDDVKVATHEKEWKCTNTLACLNLDTMAWETILMDTLEDNIPRARAGHCAVAINTRLYIWSGRDGYRKAWNNQVCCKDLWYLETEKPPPPARVQLVRANTNSLEVSWGAVATADSYLLQLQKYDIPATAATATSPTPNPVPSVPTNPPKSPAPAAAAPAVQPLTQVGITLLPQAAAAPPTTTTIQVLPTVPGSSISVPTAARTQGVPAVLKVTGPQATTGTPLVTMRPASQAGKAPVTVTSLPAGVRMVVPTQSAQGTVIGSSPQMSGMAALAAAAAATQKIPPSSAPTVLSVPAGTTIVKTVAVTPGTTTLPATVKVASSPVMVSNPATRMLKTAAAQVGTSVSSAANTSTRPIITVHKSGTVTVAQQAQVVTTVVGGVTKTITLVKSPISVPGGSALISNLGKVMSVVQTKPVQTSAVTGQASTGPVTQIIQTKGPLPAGTILKLVTSADGKPTTIITTTQASGAGTKPTILGISSVSPSTTKPGTTTIIKTIPMSAIITQAGATGVTSSPGIKSPITIITTKVMTSGTGAPAKIITAVPKIATGHGQQGVTQVVLKGAPGQPGTILRTVPMGGVRLVTPVTVSAVKPAVTTLVVKGTTGVTTLGTVTGTVSTSLAGAGGHSTSASLATPITTLGTIATLSSQVINPTAITVSAAQTTLTAASGLTTPTITMQPVSQPTQVTLITAPSGVEAQPVHDLPVSILASPTTEQPTATVTIADSGQGDVQPGTVTLVCSNPPCETHETGTTNTATTTVVANLGGHSQPAQVQFVCDRQEAAASLVTSPVGQQNGSVVRVCSNPPCETHETGTTSTATTATSNMAGQHGCSNPPCETHETGTTSTATTAMSTIGTGQQRDARHAYVASTAPAVVRVSLASGASQGAQGSVKPSCQTCQTSATSTTMTVMATSAPLLGPSLVLEAGGHSTTFVQLAPVSSQVRPSGLGGKDSPIAGLGQLVSAGHQLEAHHTHTTNTPTTARSTMGAAELGEAQGTLIPVYESSSGAAVTVTALEALLCPSATVVQMCSNPPCETHETGTTNTATTSSAGSAQRVCSNPPCETHETGTTHTPTTATSSGAAGQPEGGQQPPAGHPCETHQTTSTGTTMSVSVGALLPATTPSPRTLESTLEVAAPPTVTPQAGVSLLAPFPTQRVCSNPPCETHETGTTHTATTVTSNMSSNQDPPPATSDQGEVESTQSDSVNLTSSSAITTTVSSTLTRAVTTVTQSTPVPGPSVPPPEELQASPGPRQQLPPRQLLQPASTPLMGESTEVLSASQTPELQAAVDLSSTGDSSSGQEPASSAVVATVVVQPPPPTQSEVDQLSLPQELMAEAQAGTTTLMVTGLTPEELAVTAAAEAAAQAAATEEAQALAIQAVLQAAQQAVMGTGEPMDTSEAAAAVTQAELGHLSAEGQEGQATTIPIVLTQQELAALVQQQQQLQEAQAQQQHHHLPTEALAPADSLNDPTIESNCLNELAGAVPSTVALLPSTATESLAPSNTFVAPQPVVVASPAKLQAAATLTEVANGIESLGVKPDLPPPPSKAPVKKENQWFDVGVIKGTNVMVTHYFLPPDDAVPSDDDSGTVPDYNQLKKQELQPGTAYKFRVAGINACGRGPFSEISAFKTCLPGFPGAPCAIKISKSPDGAHLTWEPPSVTSGKIIEYSVYLAIQSSQAGGEPKSSTPAQLAFMRVYCGPSPSCLVQSSSLSNAHIDYTTKPAIIFRIAARNEKGYGPATQVRWLQETSKDSSGAKPASKRPMSSPEMKSAPKKSKADGQ, encoded by the exons ATGGCTTCGGCCGTGTCGCCCGCCAACTCGCCAGCGGTGCTCCTGCAGCCTCGCTGGAAGCGAGTGGTGGGCTGGTCGGGTCCAGTGCCCCGGCCCCGCCACGGCCACCGCGCCGTGGCTATCAAGGAGCTCATCGTGGTGTTCGGCGGCGGCAACGAGGGGATAGTGGACGAACTGCACGTGTACAACACGG CAACTAACCAGTGGTTCATCCCGGCCGTGAGAGGGGACATCCCTCCTGGGTGTGCAGCCTATGGCTTTGTGTGCGACGGGACTCGCCTCCTGGTGTTTGGTGGGATGGTGGAGTATGGGAAATACAGCAATGACCTCTATGAGCTCCAG GCAAGCAGGTGGGAGTGGAAGAGACTCAAAGCAAAGACACCCAAAAACGGGCCCCCTCCATGTCCTCGGCTTGGGCACAGCTTCTCCCTTGTGGGTAACAAATGCTACCTGTTTGGGGGTCTGGCCAACGATAGCGAGGATCCCAAGAACAACATTCCCAG GTACCTGAATGACTTATACATCCTGGAATTGCGGCCAGGCTCTGGAGTGGTAGCCTGGGACATCCCCATCACTTACGgtgtcctgcccccaccccgggAGTCACATACTGCCGTGGTCTACACTGAGAAAGACAACAAGAAGTCCAAGCTGGTGATCTACGGAGGAATGAGTGGCTGCAGGCTGGGGGACCTCTGGACCCTGGATATTG AGACTCTGACATGGAATAAGCCCAGTCTCAGCGGGGTGGCGCCACTTCCTCGAAGTCTCCACTCGGCCACGACCATAGGAAACAA AATGTACGTGTTTGGTGGCTGGGTGCCTCTCGTCATGGATGACGTCAAAGTGGCCACACACGAGAAGGAGTGGAAGTGTACCAACACACTGGCTTGTCTCAACCTGG atACCATGGCCTGGGAGACCATCCTGATGGACACACTGGAGGACAATATTCCCCGGGCCCGAGCTGGCCACTGCGCTGTAGCAATCAACACCCGCCTGTACATTTGGAGTGGGCGCGATGGCTACCGAAAGGCCTGGAACAACCAGGTCTGCTGCAAGGACCTCTGGTACCTGGAAACAG AAAAGCCACCACCCCCGGCCCGGGTACAGCTGGTGCGAGCCAACACCAACTCCCTGGAGGTGAGCTGGGGGGCAGTGGCAACAGCCGACAGTTACCTTCTGCAGCTCCAGAAATATGACATTCCTGCCACGGCTGCTACTGCCACCTCCCCCACACCCAATCCAGTCCCGTCTGTGCCTACCAACCCTCCCAAGAGCCCTGCCCCGGCAGCAGCCGCACCTGCCGTGCAGCCGCTGACCCAAGTAGGCATCACGCTCCTGCCCCAGGCTGCCGCCGCGCCCccgaccaccaccaccatccaggTCTTGCCGACAGTGCCTGGCAGCTCGATTTCCGTGCCCACTGCAGCCAGGACTCAAG GTGTCCCTGCTGTTCTCAAAGTGACTGGTCCTCAGGCTACCACAGGAACCCCATTAGTCACCATGCGACCTGCGAGCCAGGCTGGGAAAGCGCCCGTCACCGTGACCTCCCTACCTGCAGGCGTGCGAATGGTCGTGCCGACGCAGAGCGCCCAGGGGACG GTGATCGGCAGCAGCCCGCAGATGAGTGGGATGGCTGCACTGGCGGCCGCAGCCGCCGCCACCCAAAAGATCCCTCCTTCTTCGGCGCCCACAGTGCTGAGTGTCCCAGCGGGCACCACCATCGTCAAAACTGTGGCTGTGACACCTGGCACTACCACTCTCCCGGCCACTGTGAAGGTGGCCTCCTCACCAGTCATG GTGAGCAACCCAGCCACTCGCATGCTGAAGACCGCAGCTGCCCAGGTGGGGACATCCGTCTCCTCCGCTGCCAACACGTCTACCCGCCCCATCATCACGGTGCACAAGTCGGGGACTGTGACAGTGGCCCAGCAAGCCCAGGTGGTGACCACGGTGGTGGGTGGGGTCACCAAGACCATCACCCTGGTGAAGAGCCCCATCTCCGTCCCAGGAGGCAGTGCTCTG atttCCAACCTGGGCAAAGTGATGTCAGTGGTCCAGACTAAACCAGTGCAGACTTCGGCAGTCACAGGCCAGGCGTCTACGGGCCCGGTGACTCAGATCATCCAG ACCAAAGGGCCCCTGCCAGCCGGGACCATTCTCAAGCTGGTGACCTCAGCAGATGGCAAGCCCACTACCATCATCACTACCACGCAGGCCAGTGGGGCCGGTACTAAACCCACCATCCTGGGCATCAGCAGTGTGTCCCCCAGCACTACGAAGCCTGGCACAACGACCATCATCAAGACTATCCCCATGTCGGCCATCATCACGCAGGCGGGCGCCACAG GTGTGACCAGCAGCCCTGGCATCAAGTcccccatcaccatcatcaccaccaagGTTATGACTTCAGGGACTGGAGCGCCTGCCAAAATCATCACTGCTGTCCCCAAAATTGCAACTGGCCATGGGCAGCAAGGAGTGACCCAG GTGGTGCTAAAGGGGGCCCCTGGACAGCCAGGTACCATCCTCCGCACTGTGCCCATGGGGGGCGTTCGTCTGGTCACCCCCGTCACTGTCTCCGCCGTCAAACCGGCCGTTACCACATTGGTTGTGAAGGGTACCACAG GTGTCACAACATTAGGCACGGTGACAGGCACCGTTTCCACCAGCCTTGCTGGAGCTGGGGGCCACAGCACCAGCGCCTCCCTGGCCACACCTATCACCACCTTGGGCACTATCGCCACCCTCTCAAGCCAGGTGATCAACCCCACTGCCATCACTGTGTCAGCCGCGCAGACCACGCTGACGGCGGCCAGCGGGCTCACCACCCCCACCATCACCATGCAG CCTGTCTCCCAGCCTACCCAGGTGACTCTGATCACAGCACCCAGTGGGGTTGAGGCCCAGCCTGTGCATGACCTCCCTGTGTCCATCCTGGCCTCGCCTACTACAGAACAGCCCACAGCTACAGTTACCATTGCTGACTCAGGCCAGGGTGATGTGCAGCCTGGCACCGTGACGCTGGTGTGCTCCAACCCGCCGTGCGAGACCCATGAGACGGGCACTACCAACACCGCCACCACCACTGTTGTGGCTAACCTCGGGGGGCACTCCCAGCCCGCCCAGGTGCAGTTTGTCTGTGACAGACAAGAGGCAGCTGCTTCTCTCGTGACCTCACCAGTGGGGCAGCAGAATGGCAGCGTGGTTCGCGTCTGCTCGAACCCACCGTGCGAGACCCATGAGACAGGCACCACCAGCACCGCCACCACCGCCACCTCCAACATGGCGGGGCAGCACGGCTGCTCGAACCCGCCTTGCGAGACCCACGAGACAGGCACCACCAGCACCGCCACCACCGCCATGTCAACCATCGGTACCGGCCAGCAGCGAGATGCCCGGCATGCCTATGTGGCCAGCACTGCTCCTGCTGTGGTCCGGGTCAGCCTGGCTTCTGGGGCGTCACAGGGAGCCCAGGGTTCTGTCAAGCCCTCGTGCCAAACCTGCCAGACCAGCGCAACCAGCACCACCATGACTGTGATGGCCACCAGTGCCCCGCTCCTTGGGCCAAGCCTGGTGCTGGAGGCTGGCGGCCACAGCACCACTTTTGTGCAGTTGGCCCCTGTGAGCAGCCAAGTCAGGCCCAGCGGCCTTGGCGGCAAGGACAGCCCCATAGCTGGCCTAGGTCAGCTGGTGTCTGCAGGGCACCAGCTGGAGGCACATCATACCCACACAACCAACACACCCACCACAGCCCGCTCCACCATGGGTGCCGCAGAGCTCGGTGAGGCACAGGGAACCCTCATACCTGTGTACGAGAGCTCATCTGGTGCCGCTGTGACTGTGACAGCCCTGGAGGCATTGCTGTGCCCTTCGGCCACCGTGGTCCAAATGTGCTCCAACCCGCCATGTGAGACCCATGAGACGGGCACCACCAACACAGCCACTACCTCGAGCGCAGGCAGTGCCCAGCGGGTCTGCTCCAACCCGCCATGCGAGACCCACGAGACGGGCACCACCCATACACCTACCACCGCCACCTCCAGCGGGGCTGCGGGCCAGCCTGAGGGTGGGCAGCAGCCCCCTGCTGGCCACCCCTGTGAGACACACCAGACCACTTCCACTGGTACCACCATGTCGGTCAGCGTAGGagccctgctccctgccaccactccctcccccagGACCCTGGAGTCCACCTTGGAGGTGGCAGCACCACCCACGGTTACCCCCCAGGCCGGCGTTTCGTTACTGGCTCCTTTCCCGACACAGAGGGTGTGCTCCAATCCCCCCTGTGAGACACACGAGACAGGCACCACGCACACGGCCACCACTGTCACCTCCAACATGAGCTCAAACCAAG ATCCCCCACCAGCTACCAGCGACCAGGGAGAGGTGGAGAGCACCCAGAGTGACAGTGTGAACCTCACCAGCTCCAGTGCCATCACGACCACTGTGTCTTCCACGCTAACGCGGGCTGTGACCACTGTGACACAGTCCACGCCGGTCCCTGGCCCCTCGGTGCCG CCCCCAGAGGAACTCCAGGCCTCACCAGGGCCTCGCCAGCAGCTGCCGCCACGGCAACTCCTGCAGCCCGCCTCCACACCCCTGATGGGGGAGTCCACCGAGGTCCTGTCAGCCTCCCAGACCCCTGAGCTCCAGGCCGCCGTGGATCTGAGCAGTACAGGGGACTCATCTTCAGGCCAGGAGCCTGCCAGTTCAGCTGTGGTAGCCACTGTGGTGGTCCAGCCACCCCCGCCCACACAGTCTGAAGTAGACCAGTTGTCACTTCCCCAAGAGCTGATGGCTGAGGCCCAGGCGGGCACCACCACCCTCATGGTAACAGGGCTCACCCCTGAGGAGTTGGCAGTGACTGCTGCTGCTGAAGCAGCTGCCCAGGCCGCAGCCACAGAGGAAGCCCAGGCCCTGGCCATCCAGGCAGTGCTCCAGGCCGCCCAGCAGGCTGTCATGG GCACTGGAGAACCCATGGACACGTCCGAGGCAGCAGCAGCCGTGacacaggcagagctgggccacTTGTCAGCCGAGGGCCAGGAGGGCCAGGCCACCACCATCCCCATCGTGCTGACACAGCAGGAGCTGGCTGCCCTggtgcagcagcagcagcagctgcaggaggcGCAGGCCCAGCAGCAGCACCATCACCTCCCCACCGAGGCCCTGGCCCCTGCCGACAGCCTCAATGACCCGACTATTGAGAGCAACTGCCTCAATGAGCTGGCCGGGGCTGTTCCCAGCACTGTGGCCCTGCTACCCTCCACAGCCACTGAGA gcctggccccttcCAACACATTTGTGGCTCCCCAGCCAGTCGTGGTAGCCAGCCCCGCGAAGCTGCAGGCTGCAGCTACCCTCACTGAAGTGGCTAACGGCATCGAGTCCCTGGGCGTG AAGCCGGACCTACCACCTCCACCCAGCAAAGCCCCTGTGAAGAAGGAGAATCAGTGGTTTGATGTGGGGGTCATTAAGGGCACCAACGTAATGGTGACACACTATTTCCTTCCACCAGATGATGCTGTCCCATCTGAT GATGACTCGGGCACTGTCCCAGACTATAACCAGCTAAAGAAGCAGGAGCTGCAGCCGGGCACAGCCTATAAGTTTCGTGTTGCCGGGATCAATGCCTGTGGGCGAGGGCCCTTCAGCGAGATCTCAGCCTTTAAGACTTGTCTGCCTGGTTTCCCAGGGGCCCCCTGTGCTATTAAAATCAGCAAA AGTCCGGATGGTGCTCACCTCACCTGGGAGCCGCCctctgtgacctcgggcaagaTCATTGAGTACTCCGTGTACCTGGCCATACAGAGCTCACAGGCCGGTGGTGAGCCCAAGAGCTCCACCCCGGCTCAGCTGGCCTTCATGCGGGTGTACTGCGGGCCCAGCCCGTCCTGCCTCGTGCAGTCCTCCAGCCTCTCCAACGCCCACATCGACTACACCACCAAGCCTGCCATCATATTCCGCATTGCTGCCCGCAACGAGAAGGGCTACGGCCCAGCCACCCAAGTGAGGTGGTTGCAAG AAACCAGTAAAGACAGCTCTGGCGCCAAACCGGCCAGCAAGCGGCCCATGTCCTCTCCGGAAAT GAAATCCGCTCCAAAGAAATCTAAGGCAGACGGTCAGTGA